AGTTCTGTATGTGCTTTCTTTTTTTGAGGGAGTATGTGCTTATGGATGATTGTAAGTTGCAACAACTCAATCCTGTCGCTTCCATTGAGAAATTATAAATCCACTTAAGGAACCTATGCCTTCTTGTATATTGCAGAACCGCATAGTTCTCCCGTTGATATCATTATTTCCAGACATCCATGCTGATAGCCCTCCCTGTATCATTTTACAGGTTTCTGAGGAATTACTGTGGGAGTTGTTTGTCCAAGCAGGCCCTGTTGGTAAGTAGCATGTCCACAATGGGACACTTTTCCTGCCCTATAATGTACAGGTTGATTCTTATTGTGAACTATCTTCCAGCATCTTGCTCTAATCGATTTATATGTTTGGTGCTGAACTGCGGATGGTCTGTCCTGGCAGTCCATTTTCACTTATATCGTGAAATAGAAATTTCATCTCAAATACCATGTGAATAAATTAATGAGTTTGATGGTTAATAAATAATGTTCCCTTCTTTTGTTTGTAGTTAATGTCTATGTCCCAAAAGACAGAGTTACAAATCTACACCAGGGCTATGGGTTTGTAGAATTTAGGAGTGAGGAAGATGCAGATTATGTAAGTCTATTTGTACTGGCGTGATAGCAATTTATTTACCTTCATTTATCTCATCTAGATGTAaactgttttttttttgaatttttgcttTGCTTTTTGCAGGCTATTAAGATTTTGAACATGCTCAAATTGTACGGAAAGCCAATAAGAGTAAACAAGGTAATCACTTCTCTTGACCCTCCCAGCCTTCCTCAGTACTTCTGCAGCAGTTATGTAATATATAGTAACTGGACGAACACTGAGATCCCTTACTTTTGAACTTTATGATAGTTGGTAGTTTAATCTCGCGTGCTTAGAAATTTAGATGATACTTcaaagggtttttatcatttatgctacTAGTTGTATCCAACTATTCAGTTTTGCCACTAGGAGTTTCAACTGGTCAAAAAGGCAATCGCACCATTAGGCACATGCTAAAAAATACCACTAGACACCATTACTGTCAGCTAAAAGCCCGTTTACCATGTTATATGACCAAAATACCCATGGACCAACATGTCAGCTCTCCTTCTATCTCAATGCGATAAAGTGTGGGTCCCACTCGATCCCCAACGACGTTCTTATTTTCCTCTAAAAATTATTCGCTGACTTACTCTTGACAAGTGGGGTCCACATTTATCATTGTGAGATAGTGAGATAGAGAGAGCTGACATGTGTGTCTAGGGTTATTttggtcatataacatggtcaacgggtttgacctgACAGTAATGgtatctaatggcatttttgagcaaacatctagcgGGGCGATGGCATTTTTTaggtgtctaatggcatttttgagcaagcatctcacggaacgatggcatttttcagtagttgtaacttctaatggaaaaactgagtagtgggacacaactagtggcataaatgataaaaaccctactTCAaaacatcgacaaactgataccaaATTCCTGATTGGGGGATTGGATCCGTTGAGTAAAATAAATGTCTTCAAATGTTGATATTACTCTTCCCTCTGATGTTACTGTTACTGTTTGAACAACTTAATTAACGTGGATGATCATCATGTGGTAAACCGTCTGATCGACAGAGTTCAGTACTTTGAattctcattttctatttttacaaACCTATTGCTTCCTGGTAACTTGAAATTTCTTTATTGTATGTAGTCCACATGAATTTGTTTAATGATACACCATACAGTTAGGATTTTAATCACGATGACCTAACATGACTATGCCATCTTTTTCCAGGCTTCCCAAGACAAGAAGAGCTTGGATGTGGGTGCGAATCTTTTTATTGGCAATCTTGATCCGGTAGAAACCTAAAGCCCATTTTCTCTTATTACTTTATATTCATATTAATATATGTAGCTAATAGTTTTGTGTTTGCTTTGTCAACAGGAAGTCGATGAGAAGCTTCTCTATGATACCTTCAGTGCATTTGGTGTGATTGTGACCAACCCTAAGGTGACAATTATATAAACTTTCTGCATTTGGCTATGTACTTGCTAGCTAATTATCTCACGTCACAATGGGAACTGATTTCATCAGCATTAGCCTCTTATTACAATCTCCAGAATCAAAGAAGAGCAATCGTTATGCTTAAATTAACCTAATATTATTGCATTTGCTTGTTTGGTAGTCTTCCTTGCTTCAGTGTAACACTTATCTGGTAGCATCTTCTTGATTTAAAATTACCCTACATGCTCCCCGCACTGTTCCTTTAATTATGCCATGATAGAGATTGAATGAGTTAAATATTCTATTCCCTTTACCCTTTGCATATTTGACGCAAATGCATGTTGGTGTCATGACTGTCATATTTTGAACTTCCTTTTTCAAGATAATGCGGGACCCTGAAACTGGAAATTCTCGAGGTTTTGGCTTTGTGAGCTATGATTCCTTTGAATCATCTGATCAAGCTATAGAGGTAATGTCATTCACGCAATACTGCTCTATATTTTGGCTTATTGTGATTCTGCCATATGTTTCAACTGTTACCTTTGCTGTAATTTCCCAGGCCATGAACAACCAGCATTTATGTAATCGGCCAATCACTGTCTCATATGCTTACAAGAAAGACACGAAAGGAGAGCGCCATGGCACACCAGCAGGTATTGTATTTCGAAATATCGGTTGAGCTAGTTGTTTGGTTTCTTGTACAATAACATGGATCAGCTATTGCTTATGTTGAAAGAATATTGAAGTTGGTTGTCTAATCTTTATTAGGTTGTAACATTCTGGACATCGACTCTATAGATTGCTATACTTCTCCAAATCCCCGCATTAAAAAAAACCTGTTGTCTAATCTTGATTAGGTTGTTCCATTCTGGACATGGACTTCGATTGCTATACTTCTCCAAATCCCCGCATTAAAAAAAAACTGGACCAACAGGGACTTAACATATGTGGCGTCTTTATTAAGAGAAACAACCCAGATACACACCCTCCGGAGCTCAAGGCTCGAACGTGGGTGGCAGGCTGAGCATGCTGCTGTGTGCCACTGGCTAACTGGTTGACGCCCAGTTCCCTACATCCCAACATTTTTGCTTTGACATTTTCGGTTCTTTTTAGTGCACAGGTTTTCCACAGGAATCATACAGGTTTCCTATGGAAATTTTTCCTGTGATGTCTGTACGGTTTCCTTAGGGAAGGGAAGGTTTCTTATGTTTAATAGGGTAAACACAACATCCACCAAGACCAAAGGAAAAGCCCGTTCCTATGTTTTGGAAGCCTGTAGGTTTTAAGGTTGCGCTCCACCTAATTCCTATGCCTTTTTCTGTTCCTTTGTTTTGCGCTCCCATGTACCGAACGGGCCTTAGGGTTTCAACTTTATTCAAAGTGATTTCCTTTCAAGTATTTCATCATTTAGTAAACATGATGGGTCTTGATCTGATTTGTTGAAATTTTCCTGGAGGCATTTTTACTACCATATCACATGTTGTCACTGCTCTTGCCACCATTGCTGCCTATATATGCTGTAGACGGCTGTCTTGATCTGAAGATCTTATTATTACTACTTTTTCTTAACTTGTGATGACTTTCTTTCTTCAATCATAGTTTATTAACTCTGTTGTTATATGTTGTGGCAGAGAGGTTGCTTGCAGCGAACAACCCAGGATCTCAGAAGCATAGGCCACACACAATGTTTGCAACTGCTCCGCCAACCCAAGGGCTTCAAAACGGTGGTGTTGGTGCACCTGTGCCACGGCCTTTTGCCAATGGGAATGTCCCAGGACAGATGCAACATGTCagaccgccgccgccacctgttGGTCAATACCCTCCCATGCAGATGCATGGACAGCCTGCCTGGCCTGGTCCTCCACAGAATATGCAACAAGTACCACCTCCGATGCAACAGCAGCTTCAATACAGGCTTCCAGGGATGCCCCCGCCGCCGCAAAACATGATGCCCCCACCGCAAAACATGATGCCGCCACCTCATCACATGGCCAggctgccgccgccacctcccaaTATGCAAGCTCCACCTATGTGGAGGCCACCCCCATCCCCACAACAAGGTGGTGGAATGCCGCCACCTCCAATGTCCATgccacctcctccaccgccaccTTCTGGTTAAAAATATAAATGGGTGTCTTCCATTGGGTTAATTTGGCGCGCAGCAGTTGTAGACCAAGGGTGTTAAAAGTCTTTCATATATTGTCATGTAACTTGCAGCACTAGGAGAATATCAGAATTGAGAGAATTAGCGGACGGTGATACAAAATGCGTGACTTTTGTGATTGCATGTGCGGTACCTGCCTTGTGTGGGTGCTGCTGCTGTGTGCTCTGCTTAGGACAATTATGGACCGTGATCTGTGTTATCTCTTACATTGTTATTACTGGCAGAATCGTGTTTTAAACAGGCCTCTGGTGATTGACAGTTGTTGCGCAACTTTCAGCTGTTTTCATGAAACAAGATGCACCATGCTGTTCTAATTTTTCTATCAAGTCATTGCAAGTTCGGTTGNNNNNNNNNNNNNNNNNNNNNNNNNNNNNNNNNNNNNNNNNNNNNNNNNNNNNNNNNNNNNNNNNNNNNNNNNNNNNNNNNNNNNNNNNNNNNNNNNNNNNNNNNNNNNNNNNNNNNNNNNNNNNNNNNNNNNNNNNNNNNNNNNNNNNNNNNNNNNNNNNNNNNNNNNNNNNNNNNNNNNNNNNNNNNNNNNNNNNNNNNNNNNNNNNNNNNNNNNNN
The sequence above is a segment of the Triticum dicoccoides isolate Atlit2015 ecotype Zavitan chromosome 1A, WEW_v2.0, whole genome shotgun sequence genome. Coding sequences within it:
- the LOC119268050 gene encoding splicing factor 3B subunit 4-like encodes the protein MTTRIAPGVGANLLGQHSAERNQDATTYVGNLDPQVSEELLWELFVQAGPVVNVYVPKDRVTNLHQGYGFVEFRSEEDADYAIKILNMLKLYGKPIRVNKASQDKKSLDVGANLFIGNLDPEVDEKLLYDTFSAFGVIVTNPKIMRDPETGNSRGFGFVSYDSFESSDQAIEAMNNQHLCNRPITVSYAYKKDTKGERHGTPAERLLAANNPGSQKHRPHTMFATAPPTQGLQNGGVGAPVPRPFANGNVPGQMQHVRPPPPPVGQYPPMQMHGQPAWPGPPQNMQQVPPPMQQQLQYRLPGMPPPPQNMMPPPQNMMPPPHHMARLPPPPPNMQAPPMWRPPPSPQQGGGMPPPPMSMPPPPPPPSG